A single region of the Marinobacter bohaiensis genome encodes:
- the sodX gene encoding nickel-type superoxide dismutase maturation protease, whose product MRIRLFKVTGESMLPELGPGSFVIVFGRRSLALRVGDVIVAEHPAYGRIVKRITAIQPDAALMLAGDNPAKSTSTQAMGAVPRSRVLGKVIWRIPSAGHAKDASARPVARQGNLTDG is encoded by the coding sequence ATGCGCATCCGGCTCTTCAAAGTCACCGGCGAAAGCATGTTGCCGGAACTCGGTCCCGGCAGTTTCGTGATCGTCTTCGGGCGCCGCTCCCTGGCGCTCAGGGTGGGTGACGTGATTGTGGCCGAGCATCCCGCTTACGGCCGGATCGTCAAGCGGATTACCGCGATCCAGCCTGATGCAGCGCTGATGCTGGCCGGCGACAATCCCGCGAAGAGCACCTCGACGCAGGCTATGGGCGCGGTTCCCCGGAGTCGTGTGCTGGGAAAAGTGATCTGGCGGATTCCCTCTGCGGGTCACGCCAAGGACGCATCCGCCCGGCCTGTCGCGCGCCAAGGAAACCTTACCGACGGATAA
- a CDS encoding carboxy terminal-processing peptidase, with product MPISIRKLSLPRLRSPVAALALGLMVTSTAGFAALDKDAEKTFTPVAPTIDQARANILIARQLQFTHFLDQRIDSSLSGRVFDAYLDHLDGQHIYFMQSDIDRFAPWRSKLDSALKTGQLEPAFQIYNLFEQRVIERLDYALELLDDGVDEFDFEADEQLKLDRSDDPWAADRDALDDVWKRRIKNAVLAQRLNGKSDKEIVDSLRRRYESQRSRAIQVRSEDAFQMYMNAFTSLWDPHTSYFSPRTSENFNINMSLSLEGIGAVLQSDNEYTKVVRLVPGGPASKQGQLKPADRIVGVAQGKDSEMTNVIGWRLDEVVDLIRGPRESVVRLEVIPSNASDETITRTIDITRDQVKLEEQSAQSDMINLERNGKDYKVGVIDIPTFYADFQAMQAGDPNYKSTTRDVRKLINQLKDDGMQGLVIDLRNNGGGALQEANDLVGLFIDEGPTVQIRSADNDVSVLTDDDPSVAYNGPLVVLVNRMSASASEIFAGAIQDYGRGLIVGSQTFGKGTVQAVRPLNHGQLKITQSKFYRVSGGSTQHKGVIPDINIPTRINKDEIGEDALDNALPWDQIEAVPHGRYFDFSSVIDDLRERHEARFDKSPEFQLLQQEIDLLKGQRNREYVSLNYDKRSAYQTDLESRQLNIANARRELKGKEPFADWQALEDHEEAEAANPDQDGDHDFIVKEGGNIMADLIELDSRMASIKNPPERITAQADESLK from the coding sequence ATGCCAATATCGATCCGCAAGCTGAGTCTCCCCCGCCTCCGGTCTCCCGTTGCCGCCCTGGCCCTTGGCCTCATGGTCACCTCGACGGCCGGCTTTGCCGCACTGGACAAGGACGCGGAAAAGACATTCACGCCGGTAGCTCCCACGATCGATCAGGCCCGTGCCAACATCCTGATTGCCCGCCAGCTCCAGTTCACCCACTTCCTTGACCAGCGCATCGACTCCTCGCTGTCAGGCCGGGTGTTCGACGCCTACCTGGACCACCTCGACGGGCAGCACATCTATTTCATGCAAAGCGACATCGATCGCTTCGCGCCCTGGCGTTCCAAACTCGATTCCGCCCTGAAAACCGGGCAGCTGGAACCCGCCTTCCAGATTTACAACCTGTTTGAGCAACGGGTCATCGAGCGACTCGATTACGCCCTGGAGCTGCTGGACGACGGCGTCGACGAGTTCGACTTCGAAGCCGACGAGCAGCTCAAGCTGGACCGCTCCGACGATCCCTGGGCCGCCGACCGCGACGCTCTGGACGACGTCTGGAAGCGCCGCATCAAGAACGCGGTACTGGCCCAACGCCTGAACGGCAAGAGCGACAAGGAAATCGTCGACTCCCTGCGCAGGCGCTATGAGAGCCAGCGCTCACGCGCCATCCAGGTGCGCAGCGAAGACGCCTTCCAGATGTACATGAACGCCTTCACCAGCCTGTGGGACCCGCACACCTCCTACTTCTCACCGCGCACGTCCGAGAACTTCAACATCAACATGAGCCTGTCGCTGGAAGGCATTGGCGCGGTGCTGCAGTCCGACAATGAATACACCAAGGTCGTGCGCCTGGTACCGGGCGGCCCCGCCTCCAAACAGGGCCAGCTCAAGCCGGCGGACCGCATCGTTGGCGTCGCCCAGGGCAAGGACAGCGAAATGACCAACGTCATCGGCTGGCGCCTGGACGAGGTCGTGGACCTGATCCGCGGCCCCCGGGAGTCCGTGGTCCGGCTGGAAGTGATTCCGTCCAACGCCTCCGACGAGACCATCACCCGCACGATCGACATCACCCGCGACCAGGTGAAGCTTGAGGAACAGTCCGCCCAGAGCGATATGATCAACCTCGAGCGCAATGGCAAGGACTACAAGGTCGGCGTGATCGACATCCCCACCTTCTACGCCGATTTCCAGGCCATGCAGGCGGGCGACCCGAACTACAAGAGCACCACCCGAGACGTACGCAAGCTGATCAACCAGCTCAAGGACGACGGCATGCAGGGTCTGGTCATCGACCTGCGCAACAATGGCGGTGGCGCGCTGCAGGAAGCCAACGATCTGGTGGGCCTGTTCATCGACGAAGGCCCCACCGTGCAGATCCGCAGCGCCGATAACGACGTCAGTGTGCTGACCGATGACGACCCGTCGGTGGCCTATAACGGGCCGCTGGTCGTCCTGGTCAACCGCATGAGCGCCTCGGCATCGGAAATCTTCGCCGGCGCCATCCAGGACTACGGCCGCGGCCTGATCGTCGGTTCCCAGACCTTCGGCAAGGGCACGGTGCAGGCCGTACGCCCGCTGAATCACGGCCAGCTCAAGATCACCCAGTCCAAGTTCTATCGCGTGTCCGGCGGCTCCACCCAGCACAAGGGCGTGATTCCGGACATCAACATCCCGACGCGCATCAACAAAGACGAGATCGGTGAAGACGCCCTCGACAACGCCCTGCCCTGGGACCAGATCGAGGCAGTGCCCCACGGTCGCTACTTCGATTTCAGCAGCGTCATCGACGATCTGCGCGAGCGCCACGAGGCGCGCTTCGACAAGAGCCCCGAGTTCCAGTTGCTGCAACAGGAAATTGACCTGCTCAAGGGCCAGCGCAACCGCGAGTACGTCAGCCTGAACTACGACAAGCGCTCGGCCTACCAGACCGACCTGGAGTCGCGCCAGCTCAACATTGCCAACGCCCGTCGCGAGCTCAAGGGCAAGGAACCGTTCGCCGACTGGCAAGCGCTGGAAGACCATGAGGAAGCCGAGGCCGCCAACCCCGACCAAGACGGCGACCACGACTTCATCGTCAAGGAAGGCGGGAACATCATGGCGGACCTGATCGAGCTGGATTCGCGCATGGCCTCGATCAAGAACCCGCCGGAGCGCATCACCGCCCAGGCGGACGAAAGCCTGAAATAA
- a CDS encoding HupE/UreJ family protein, with the protein MNRSSKILFTVGLMLTATTAAAHPGHAEGGFASGLMHPLLGLDHLLAMAAIGLWSIRQGNVMKYGTPLFVIGGMFLGAGVAWAGLSVPGVETGIALSVLLAGVLLATLVRLPTAVGGTLVVAFMMCHGYAHAAEMPAGAHIAAYMAGFALATLGITLAGRGLGALLMKTDSRITRGIGAILAATGAVLAS; encoded by the coding sequence ATGAACCGCAGTAGCAAAATCCTGTTCACGGTCGGCCTCATGCTGACCGCCACTACCGCCGCCGCCCACCCGGGGCACGCCGAAGGCGGCTTTGCCAGCGGCCTGATGCACCCGCTGCTCGGGCTTGACCACCTTCTGGCGATGGCCGCAATCGGCCTGTGGAGTATCCGCCAGGGCAACGTCATGAAGTACGGCACACCGCTGTTCGTGATCGGCGGCATGTTTCTGGGCGCGGGCGTCGCCTGGGCCGGCCTGAGCGTACCCGGTGTTGAAACCGGCATCGCCCTGTCCGTGCTGCTTGCGGGCGTACTGCTGGCCACCCTGGTCAGGTTGCCGACCGCCGTCGGCGGCACGCTCGTGGTCGCCTTCATGATGTGCCACGGCTATGCCCACGCCGCCGAAATGCCGGCGGGCGCGCACATCGCCGCCTACATGGCCGGTTTCGCCCTGGCCACCCTGGGCATCACCCTGGCCGGTCGCGGTCTGGGCGCCCTGCTGATGAAGACCGACAGCCGCATCACCCGCGGCATTGGCGCCATTCTGGCTGCCACCGGAGCCGTCCTGGCATCCTGA
- a CDS encoding 3-hydroxyacyl-CoA dehydrogenase NAD-binding domain-containing protein → MSAIHYDIDDQNILTLTIDMPGQSANTMNAAFREALTDTVSRVEQDLERLRGIILTSAKSTFFAGGDLNELYQVTEDQAGDFEAMVNNLKRQMRTLEIAGKPVVAAINGSALGGGLELCLACHHRVVLDDDRIQLGLPEVTLGLLPGGGGTQRLPRMLGLEASFPYLMEGKKATPKAALKAGIVDALASDTDDLIQQARAFIDANPSCQQPWDRKGFKMPGGGPQHPAMAQKLAIAPAMLRQKTKGCYPAPEAILSAAVEGAQVDFDSAQLIETRYFAQLVCGQVAKNMTGTFWFQLNAIKAGESRPQGVDRARFHKVGVLGAGMMGAGIAYSTAARGLDVVLKDVSLENAEKGRGYSQKLLDKKVSRGRLSDAERDAVLARIQPTASADDLDGCDLIIEAVFEDSDLKAKVTQEAEQRLAEGGIFASNTSTIPITQLAKASARPDKFIGLHFFSPVDKMQLVEIIVGEQTSDDTLARAFDYVQQIGKIPIVVNDSRGFFTSRVFGTFVNEGVAMVQEGIAPASIENAGVLAGMPVGPLAVCDEVSLTLVQHIRNQSRKDTEAAGGSWQPHPAEAVIDRLVDEFGRKGKAAGAGFYDYPESGRKHLWPGLADAFPIAGKADLQTLKDRLLFIQAIETVRCLEENVLRTVADANVGSIFGIGFAAWAGGAIQFINQYGPRDFVERARELAAGYGERFSPPKLLLDKAERDEKFQ, encoded by the coding sequence ATGAGTGCCATTCATTACGACATCGACGACCAGAACATCCTCACCCTGACCATCGACATGCCCGGCCAGTCAGCCAACACCATGAACGCGGCCTTCCGGGAGGCGCTGACCGACACCGTCAGCCGCGTCGAGCAGGATCTGGAGCGCCTCCGCGGGATTATCCTGACCTCCGCCAAGAGCACTTTTTTTGCCGGCGGCGACCTGAACGAGCTGTACCAGGTCACCGAGGACCAGGCGGGTGACTTCGAAGCCATGGTCAACAACCTCAAGCGCCAGATGCGCACACTGGAAATCGCCGGCAAACCGGTGGTGGCGGCGATCAACGGCAGCGCCCTGGGCGGTGGCCTGGAGCTGTGCCTGGCGTGCCATCATCGCGTCGTACTGGACGACGACCGGATCCAACTGGGGCTGCCGGAAGTGACGCTGGGCCTGCTGCCCGGCGGAGGCGGCACCCAGCGCCTGCCGCGCATGCTGGGGCTGGAAGCATCCTTCCCCTATCTGATGGAAGGCAAGAAGGCGACGCCGAAAGCCGCCCTCAAGGCCGGTATCGTCGACGCCCTCGCCTCCGATACCGACGACCTGATCCAGCAGGCCCGCGCCTTTATCGACGCCAACCCCAGCTGTCAGCAGCCTTGGGACAGGAAAGGCTTCAAGATGCCGGGCGGCGGTCCCCAGCATCCCGCCATGGCCCAGAAACTGGCCATCGCCCCGGCCATGCTGCGCCAGAAAACCAAAGGCTGTTATCCGGCACCGGAAGCCATCCTGTCAGCCGCCGTTGAGGGCGCCCAGGTGGATTTCGACAGCGCCCAACTGATTGAGACCCGCTACTTCGCACAACTGGTCTGCGGCCAGGTGGCCAAGAACATGACCGGCACCTTCTGGTTTCAGCTCAACGCTATCAAGGCCGGTGAGAGCCGCCCGCAGGGAGTCGACCGGGCACGTTTCCACAAAGTCGGCGTCCTCGGCGCCGGCATGATGGGCGCGGGCATCGCCTACTCAACGGCCGCGCGCGGCCTGGACGTGGTGCTCAAGGACGTGTCCCTGGAGAACGCCGAGAAAGGCAGGGGTTACTCGCAGAAACTGCTGGACAAGAAAGTCAGCCGGGGCCGACTGTCCGACGCCGAAAGAGACGCCGTGCTGGCGCGCATCCAGCCTACGGCATCCGCCGACGACCTGGACGGCTGCGACCTGATCATCGAAGCCGTGTTCGAGGACAGCGACCTCAAGGCCAAAGTCACACAGGAGGCCGAACAGCGGCTCGCCGAAGGCGGGATATTCGCCTCCAACACATCGACCATCCCCATTACCCAACTGGCCAAAGCGTCCGCTCGCCCGGACAAGTTCATCGGCCTGCACTTCTTTTCTCCAGTCGACAAGATGCAGTTGGTGGAAATCATCGTTGGCGAGCAGACCTCCGACGACACCCTGGCCCGAGCCTTCGACTACGTGCAGCAGATCGGCAAGATCCCCATCGTCGTGAACGACAGCCGCGGCTTCTTCACCTCGCGGGTCTTTGGCACCTTCGTCAATGAGGGCGTGGCCATGGTGCAGGAAGGCATCGCGCCAGCCAGCATCGAGAACGCCGGCGTCCTGGCGGGTATGCCGGTCGGGCCGCTGGCGGTCTGCGACGAGGTCAGCCTGACGCTGGTCCAGCACATCCGCAACCAGAGCCGGAAAGACACCGAAGCCGCCGGCGGCAGCTGGCAGCCCCATCCGGCCGAGGCGGTGATCGACCGTCTGGTGGACGAGTTCGGCCGCAAAGGCAAAGCCGCAGGCGCCGGGTTCTACGACTATCCGGAGTCCGGCCGCAAACATCTGTGGCCGGGCCTGGCGGATGCCTTTCCGATAGCTGGAAAAGCCGATCTGCAAACCCTCAAGGACCGGCTGCTGTTCATCCAGGCGATCGAAACCGTACGCTGCCTGGAGGAGAACGTCCTGCGCACGGTGGCAGACGCCAACGTCGGCAGCATCTTCGGGATCGGCTTTGCCGCCTGGGCCGGCGGCGCCATCCAGTTCATCAACCAGTACGGCCCGCGTGATTTTGTGGAACGGGCCCGGGAGCTGGCCGCAGGCTATGGTGAACGCTTCAGTCCACCGAAGCTGTTGCTGGACAAAGCGGAGCGCGATGAAAAATTTCAATGA
- a CDS encoding DUF349 domain-containing protein, with product MAAFIKKLFKNRKSDSGPASVDLNQLNPDDAKDLDTLIEFAQSAETNSQKAAAVEKIPHIKHLIPLYPDASAALRNILAQRISQLAQGSPGQIQDAKNALAGADLQTLIQQLCEPSPTDHEQVSADTDPAQLLKLAIEGKTAAVRLAAAEKIEAEDDLLSLQKAAKGRDKGVYQLTRKKLQALRQDQAEARKTQDAIDELVRQTQEHARTDNMQLYSARVDSLQSQWRNLSAQASTEQQTAFLSAMKECQDRIREAEAASEREAESDRKQTERQATLELLQQTLDDLKASVDPRGPSLSSLDALQKTQENRWMEATRETEVGKAEQKDYQALMHDLRQYISAVQRLHNQQEQLDNLLASEQPDSGQLRHLLDDVDWPDDFARPEAIAAAARTLGHVQKEKKAHASDQKEQQKTLDQLLDRLETALEQDHFAESRQLHKQAQHAFNALDHKHAGSRHARLTLLGRQLKDLQDWRGFATRPKQEELCEAMEYLATQHMEPEVKATHIKELQQEWRDLGGSSDQSLWQRFKQASDKAYEPCQAYFAAKSELKHVNIEKREAICQQLEAFAENADWHNVDWKAVERIHRVAREEWREAWPIDFKANRPLQKRFDRLLKQIEAPLNEERRRNEARKQEIVDQAEALISHEPLQEAMERAKTLQKDWQAVGITRHREDRKLWQAFRAACDAIFARRDAQRAEQAAADTAAVETVRQRISESQAQREQAGNDPALLRNALDTLKKTATPRKLPADVNEALSAERRALESAIGALERSQQTADWEARLQRFATEQEAVDSTRLPESLPAPREIAVRLEIATGQPSPEADQELRMKQQVERLAAGMGSSNPDTSRPETEIERLVDCWCAQAISADDAEQLLPRLLQVLAQWKAG from the coding sequence ATGGCGGCATTCATCAAGAAACTCTTCAAAAATCGCAAATCCGACAGCGGCCCGGCCTCCGTTGACCTCAACCAGCTCAACCCGGACGACGCCAAGGACCTCGACACCCTGATCGAGTTCGCCCAGTCGGCGGAAACCAACAGCCAGAAGGCCGCCGCGGTCGAGAAAATCCCCCACATCAAACACCTGATCCCGCTTTATCCCGATGCCTCCGCGGCGCTGCGCAACATCCTCGCCCAGCGCATCAGCCAGCTGGCCCAGGGCTCACCCGGCCAGATCCAGGACGCGAAAAACGCCCTCGCCGGCGCCGACCTCCAGACCCTGATCCAGCAACTGTGCGAGCCGTCACCGACGGACCACGAACAGGTCTCGGCGGACACGGATCCGGCGCAGCTGCTAAAACTGGCCATTGAGGGCAAGACCGCCGCCGTGCGCCTGGCCGCCGCGGAGAAAATCGAGGCGGAAGACGACCTGCTCAGCCTGCAGAAAGCGGCCAAAGGGCGTGACAAGGGCGTCTACCAGCTGACCCGCAAGAAACTGCAGGCCCTGCGCCAGGACCAGGCCGAAGCCCGCAAGACCCAGGACGCCATCGACGAGCTGGTCCGCCAGACCCAGGAGCATGCCCGTACCGACAACATGCAGCTCTACAGCGCCCGCGTGGATAGCCTGCAGTCCCAGTGGCGCAACCTGTCGGCCCAGGCCTCCACTGAACAGCAGACAGCCTTCCTGAGCGCCATGAAGGAATGCCAGGACCGCATCCGCGAAGCGGAAGCGGCCTCCGAGCGGGAAGCGGAGTCCGACCGCAAACAGACCGAACGCCAGGCGACCCTGGAGCTGCTGCAGCAGACCCTGGACGACCTCAAGGCCAGCGTCGATCCGCGCGGCCCTTCCCTGTCGTCACTGGACGCTCTGCAGAAAACCCAGGAAAACCGCTGGATGGAAGCCACCCGGGAAACCGAGGTGGGCAAAGCCGAGCAAAAGGACTACCAGGCACTGATGCACGACCTGCGTCAGTACATCAGCGCGGTGCAGCGCCTGCACAACCAGCAGGAGCAACTCGACAACCTGCTCGCCAGCGAACAGCCGGACAGCGGACAACTCCGACACCTGCTGGACGACGTGGACTGGCCCGATGACTTTGCCCGCCCGGAGGCCATCGCGGCCGCGGCGCGCACCCTCGGCCATGTGCAGAAAGAAAAGAAAGCCCACGCCAGCGACCAGAAAGAGCAGCAGAAGACCCTCGACCAACTGCTCGACCGCCTGGAGACAGCGCTGGAGCAGGACCATTTCGCCGAGTCCCGCCAGCTCCACAAACAGGCCCAGCACGCCTTCAACGCCCTGGACCACAAGCACGCCGGCTCACGCCACGCGCGCCTCACCCTGCTGGGGCGGCAATTGAAGGATCTGCAGGACTGGCGCGGCTTTGCCACCCGCCCCAAGCAGGAAGAACTGTGCGAAGCCATGGAATACCTGGCCACCCAGCACATGGAGCCGGAGGTCAAGGCGACCCACATCAAGGAGCTGCAACAGGAATGGCGCGATCTGGGCGGTTCCTCGGACCAGTCCCTGTGGCAACGCTTCAAACAGGCGTCCGACAAGGCCTATGAACCCTGCCAGGCGTACTTTGCCGCCAAGTCGGAGCTCAAGCACGTCAATATCGAGAAGCGGGAAGCGATTTGCCAGCAGCTGGAGGCGTTCGCCGAAAACGCCGACTGGCACAACGTCGACTGGAAAGCGGTCGAGCGCATTCATCGGGTGGCCCGGGAGGAATGGCGCGAAGCCTGGCCCATCGACTTCAAGGCCAACCGGCCGTTGCAGAAGCGGTTCGACCGCCTGCTCAAGCAGATTGAAGCGCCGCTTAACGAAGAGCGTCGTCGCAACGAGGCCCGCAAGCAGGAGATTGTCGACCAGGCGGAAGCCCTGATCAGCCATGAACCGCTGCAGGAAGCCATGGAACGGGCCAAGACCCTGCAGAAAGACTGGCAGGCCGTGGGCATCACCCGCCACCGGGAAGACCGCAAGCTATGGCAGGCGTTCCGCGCCGCCTGCGATGCCATCTTTGCCCGCCGGGATGCGCAGCGGGCGGAACAGGCCGCCGCCGACACCGCCGCCGTGGAGACCGTGCGTCAACGGATCAGCGAAAGCCAGGCCCAGCGTGAACAGGCCGGTAACGATCCGGCGCTGCTGCGCAATGCGTTGGATACCCTGAAAAAGACAGCAACACCCCGTAAACTCCCGGCCGACGTCAACGAAGCACTGAGCGCCGAGCGCCGTGCCCTGGAGTCCGCGATTGGGGCGCTTGAGCGTTCACAACAAACAGCGGACTGGGAAGCACGTCTGCAGCGCTTTGCCACCGAGCAGGAAGCTGTCGACAGCACCCGACTGCCGGAGTCACTGCCGGCTCCACGGGAAATCGCCGTGCGCCTGGAAATCGCCACCGGCCAGCCGTCGCCCGAGGCGGACCAGGAGCTGCGCATGAAGCAGCAGGTAGAACGACTGGCCGCCGGCATGGGCAGCAGCAACCCGGACACCAGCCGTCCCGAGACGGAAATCGAACGCCTGGTGGATTGCTGGTGCGCCCAGGCCATCAGCGCCGACGATGCCGAGCAGCTGTTGCCGCGCCTGCTTCAGGTGCTGGCCCAGTGGAAAGCCGGCTAA
- the sodN gene encoding superoxide dismutase, Ni, which translates to MLSKLTAWYDRAFGVDTVAAHCDIPCKIYDPISAQIAALSVLRFMDLIGEMEGKDSLTVADHAQLARLVREKEDHAEKAKHEVRVIWGDYFKQPQFDQYPDASSLVHSIMLAGSACKQGIEREKGEKLLELINEFADAFWTTKGVSTFKATCPYPPNETVVYPKLN; encoded by the coding sequence ATGCTGAGCAAACTCACAGCGTGGTATGACCGGGCCTTTGGTGTCGATACCGTCGCTGCCCACTGCGACATTCCGTGCAAGATCTACGACCCCATCAGTGCCCAGATCGCCGCCCTGAGCGTGCTGCGTTTCATGGACCTGATCGGGGAAATGGAAGGCAAGGATTCACTGACCGTCGCCGACCACGCGCAACTGGCCCGCCTGGTCCGCGAAAAGGAAGATCACGCCGAAAAGGCCAAGCACGAAGTCCGCGTGATCTGGGGGGACTACTTCAAGCAGCCCCAGTTCGACCAGTATCCCGACGCCAGCAGCCTGGTACACAGCATCATGCTGGCTGGTTCGGCCTGCAAACAGGGTATCGAGCGGGAAAAGGGCGAGAAGTTGCTGGAACTGATCAATGAATTCGCCGACGCCTTCTGGACCACCAAGGGTGTCAGCACCTTCAAGGCGACCTGCCCGTACCCGCCCAACGAAACCGTGGTCTACCCGAAACTGAACTGA
- a CDS encoding helix-turn-helix domain-containing protein, with protein sequence MTDNGDRKRARALESLLMDTLHAIQSMEQAEKLGIPPLSPSKDRKAGDDDTDDSLVDRLTDLTGSAFRFALRTTDSSLKAGRALLRSQDKLRMMLAAGDSLRDVREVAGLTLSEMSEALDLRDKSLLEAVENGTATLSFELILRLAALVARNDPIPFVLRFTRNYNPEAWQLLNDWGVGRLPLQFEREREFINIFRGHDQARELSDEGFRKVLEFTRQSFEMSLHFVAEQEAEVARIRDATEMPADDPAATSGQRKARSKPRKTS encoded by the coding sequence ATGACCGACAATGGTGATCGTAAACGCGCCCGGGCCCTGGAAAGCCTGCTCATGGACACGCTGCACGCGATCCAGTCCATGGAACAGGCGGAAAAGCTCGGCATTCCGCCGCTATCCCCCTCCAAAGACCGCAAAGCCGGCGACGACGACACCGATGACTCGCTCGTCGACCGCCTCACCGACCTGACCGGCTCCGCTTTCCGTTTTGCCCTGCGCACCACCGACAGCTCCCTGAAAGCCGGGCGCGCCCTGCTCCGTTCCCAGGACAAGCTGCGCATGATGCTGGCCGCCGGCGATTCCCTGCGAGACGTCCGCGAAGTGGCGGGCCTGACCCTCAGCGAAATGAGCGAGGCCCTGGACCTGCGCGACAAGAGTCTGCTGGAAGCCGTCGAGAACGGCACGGCAACCCTGTCGTTCGAGCTGATCCTGCGTCTGGCCGCCCTGGTGGCCCGCAACGACCCGATCCCATTCGTCCTGCGCTTTACCCGCAACTACAACCCGGAAGCCTGGCAGTTGCTCAACGACTGGGGCGTCGGCCGCCTGCCACTGCAATTCGAGCGGGAACGGGAGTTCATCAACATCTTCCGCGGCCACGACCAGGCCCGCGAACTGTCCGACGAAGGCTTCCGCAAAGTCCTCGAGTTCACCCGCCAGAGTTTCGAGATGTCCCTGCACTTCGTCGCCGAACAGGAGGCCGAAGTAGCGCGCATCCGGGACGCCACGGAAATGCCGGCCGACGACCCCGCCGCGACATCCGGCCAACGCAAGGCCCGTTCAAAGCCCCGCAAGACCTCCTGA
- a CDS encoding acetyl-CoA C-acetyltransferase yields MTTDAFIYDAVRTPRGRGKRDGALHSVKPITLMTTVLDALQQRSQLDTAQVDDIVMGCVTAVGDQGADIAKTAALAAGWDEVVAGVTLNRFCASGLEAVNLAAMKVRSGWEDLIVAGGVESMSRVPMGSDGGAWASDPATNLTTGFMPQGIGADLIATLEGFTREDVDRFAVNSQQKAAAAWEQGHFRHSIVPVTDQSGVMILDRDEHVRAGTTLESLAQLKPSFQMMGEMGFDGVAREKYHDVETIHHVHHAGNSSGIVDGATALLIGSEAKGRELGLKPRARILATAVTGTDPTIMLTGPAPATRKALAKAGMSADQIDLFEVNEAFASVVMRFQRELEVPDEKLNVNGGAIAMGHPLGATGAMILGTLLDELERREQRYGLATLCVGGGMGIATIIERC; encoded by the coding sequence ATGACCACAGACGCCTTTATCTACGATGCGGTGCGCACACCGCGGGGACGCGGCAAGAGGGACGGCGCCCTGCACAGCGTCAAGCCCATCACCCTGATGACCACGGTGCTGGACGCCCTGCAACAGCGCAGCCAACTGGACACCGCCCAGGTGGACGACATCGTCATGGGCTGCGTCACCGCCGTGGGCGACCAGGGTGCCGACATCGCCAAGACCGCCGCCCTCGCCGCCGGCTGGGACGAAGTCGTGGCCGGCGTCACCCTCAACCGCTTCTGCGCGTCCGGACTGGAGGCGGTCAACCTGGCGGCGATGAAAGTCCGCTCGGGCTGGGAGGACCTGATCGTCGCCGGCGGTGTGGAATCCATGTCGCGGGTGCCCATGGGTTCCGACGGCGGCGCCTGGGCCAGCGACCCGGCCACCAACCTGACCACCGGCTTCATGCCCCAGGGGATCGGCGCCGACCTGATCGCCACCCTGGAAGGCTTCACCCGAGAGGACGTGGACCGCTTCGCCGTGAACTCCCAGCAGAAAGCCGCTGCCGCCTGGGAACAGGGCCACTTCAGGCACTCGATCGTGCCGGTCACCGACCAGAGCGGCGTGATGATCCTGGATCGCGACGAACACGTGCGCGCCGGCACTACCCTCGAGTCCCTAGCCCAGCTCAAACCCTCGTTCCAGATGATGGGCGAAATGGGCTTCGACGGCGTGGCCCGGGAGAAGTACCACGATGTGGAAACCATCCATCACGTCCACCACGCCGGCAATTCCTCCGGCATCGTCGACGGCGCCACCGCGCTGCTGATCGGCAGCGAGGCCAAGGGCCGCGAACTGGGGCTCAAGCCCCGCGCCCGCATCCTGGCCACGGCGGTGACGGGGACCGATCCCACCATCATGCTCACCGGGCCCGCGCCGGCCACCCGCAAGGCCCTCGCCAAGGCGGGTATGAGTGCCGACCAGATCGACCTGTTCGAGGTGAACGAGGCCTTTGCCTCCGTGGTCATGCGCTTCCAGCGCGAACTGGAGGTGCCGGACGAGAAGCTCAACGTCAACGGCGGCGCCATTGCCATGGGCCACCCTCTGGGCGCCACCGGCGCGATGATCCTGGGCACCCTGCTGGATGAACTGGAGCGCCGTGAGCAGCGCTACGGGCTCGCCACCCTGTGCGTGGGCGGCGGCATGGGTATCGCCACCATCATCGAACGTTGCTGA
- a CDS encoding late competence development ComFB family protein: MSLLDTIDNFYERLVADAIEDTRAPEDDEDYLADVMCVALNRLPTRYYRHSIDMRFYLADPEMQEMRDRVRLAVAQARDFVHSHSRE, encoded by the coding sequence ATGTCGTTGCTCGATACAATCGATAATTTCTACGAGCGCCTGGTGGCGGATGCCATCGAAGACACGCGGGCACCGGAGGACGACGAGGACTATCTGGCGGACGTGATGTGCGTGGCTCTTAACCGGCTGCCAACGCGTTATTACCGCCATTCGATCGATATGCGCTTCTATCTGGCCGACCCGGAAATGCAGGAGATGCGGGACCGGGTGCGTTTGGCGGTGGCCCAGGCGCGGGACTTCGTGCACTCCCACTCGCGGGAATAG